Below is a window of Dromiciops gliroides isolate mDroGli1 chromosome 5, mDroGli1.pri, whole genome shotgun sequence DNA.
AGAGAGAGCCAGGGGGCACCAGCCAGAGCCTTAGCCTCTGGGCAGTCATGACTGCTCCCAAGAGTCCACAGGGGCTGAGGGCACCGGGACCCTGGCAATCCAGACCATGATTTGGAATGAAGAGGTGTCCAAGACAGGTGTGCAAGCAGAAGAGGGCAGAGTAAAGCAGGTGAGCTGCGGATGCCCAGACTTCTTGGATGGATCCAAGGGATGGCAAAGCCCACGCACCCTCCAGCCAACAGAGCGGTTGGTCCCCAACTATACCACTCGAGCCCCCAGGCCAAAGCTCAAGCCCCGTTCTGCTGACTAGCCTAGAAAGGGTATTTCTATCAAATAAAGCTCCACGGGGAAGGCCCGGAGCAGCAGGGACACCGGTCAGTGGGGCAGCCTCCCCCAACTGCTCCTAAAGAATACCTGCTCAGACCCCCCTCCTAGCCAGCATTTGTAACCGTGGGGAGAGAGGGCCCTGCTGAGGGCCTGGGCCTTGGGCCATGGGGGATGAGGAGCTATGAGACCAGGGCTGAAGGCAACTGTGGAGGAGGGTCCAGGAGGGAGGGCGCGGGGCGGGCGCACGGGGACACGGGTCTGCAGCAAACAGGCCTGTTTGAGAAGCTGGGGCTTTTAAAagagccccacccccactcccaacacacacgcacgcacgcatgcatacacacacacacacacacacacacacacacacacacacacacacacacacacacacacacactctctctctctctctctctgatgatCGATATAAAATTCTCCCCGGAACAAGATGATCCTTAAATCGTCTTATCCTATAGGTGCTCGGCACCAAGAACTAACAACGGTATCATGATACCAACTCGGTCCACAGCTGTCCCTGCACTGCTCGGCAGGAACCCACCACCAGGGACTCTTGGGGGCAGGAACCCAAGTCAGAAGACTCTCAAAGCCGTGGGAACATGACCCCAGGCGCTGCCGCTCAGTCGACAGCTGCTGATCAGGCCACAGCTACGGGGTCGGCCCGGGGCCCGGCCCCCGCGGGCCCCTGCGTGTGTGTGACTGTTAGCACCCTTTCTGGTTTTTGGTTGCTGCCCGCCTGGCTTTGTCGGCGCCGCCGCCGCCTTATTTCTGAGGTCTGAGCTCAGCCAGTCTCTGGAGACACGACTGCGTGGCTGTCATGGAAAGGATCAGGCTGACCGTCCGTTTTCCCACCCGGTAGAAGCCGTAGCACACCAATCCAAAGAAGGAAGCTTTCACCACAAACCTGGACACTCTGCTAGAGACGGATGGGGGAGGAACGCTGCAAGACAAAGCAAAAAGGCGGTTTACTAGCTGGCTCTGTGGGGTGGCCTTCCCAGACAGACCCCCATCATCCTGTGCAGGGTTTTCTGTACACGCGCCCAGAGGTGACCGTATTACTCCCCAGCCCGGCGGCGCTGGAGGCCCCCCGGAGCAGCCGCTTTGCACTTCTGCCTTTGCTCGGACTGACTCTCACAAAcagcgccacccccccccccccattccaggTCACTGGACCAGCCTCTGGAGCGCCTTCCTGAGGGGGATGGACTCCACAAGTCTTGGGAGGTCCACCCTGCCCTTGCTCTTCCCAGAAAGAAAGGCCGTGGGTCTGAGTCACAGGGCTGGGACGGCCAAGTCAGTGAAGTGAGTAACGGACGGACGAGGAACGGGGCCCTGCCCTGGGAAGGCTCAAAGGGCAGGGCGAGCTGGGTTCAGGGATGTGGCCGCACAGGCAGCTCAGCTCTTGGTGAGCttaggagggggtggggcagacaGGCCAGTGATCGTGCTAGATTCACTCGCAAGTCACAcagccaaggaaggaaggaaggggaagagtcaCCGAGAGATGCAGAGAGGCTaagggagagagagcaaggaCCCAGGGCGACACAGGCTCAGGAAGGAAGAGCCTAGTTCTGACGGGTCACTCGCTGTCTTTGCATTGCTCACCTCATGATCTCCTGGATGTTCAAGTCTGTGCTCCAGTTCTTCTCGATGCCGGGGACGTGGCCCATTCCCACGACTCCGACCACCACGGAAGGGATGCTTTTCCTGGGCTCAGCTGTGGGATGGGGATGAGAGAGGTGAGGCCGGGCTGGGAATGGGGCATGAGGGGCTGCCCCTCCCTGCCCAGCTCCTTCAGCAGGATTCCTGGGGGACCCCTGACTTGAGGGACAGGCTCAAGGTCACCCCTGGGCTCTCCTCCTGGCATAGCGCCAATAACTAACAATAATAAacgacccccccaccccagggcatTTCCACCCCTGATCCTCTCTCCACTGGTCAGATTCTCACTCGCCATTCAGGGCCTAGATCAAAGGGCACCTTCTCCCCCAGAACTCCCAGCACCTCCAGCCACTCTCCCATCTGCCATACGCGTTGATCtctgtcaacatttattaagtgcctactatgtgccagacacggCGCCAAGCATGGGGGCACAAAAAGAAGCAAGGATCAGTTCGTGCCCTCCGGGAGGCGTAATGGACCTGCACACAAATCACACGGACAAACACGAGCTCCCCATCTGTGAATAACAGCGCCCCCTGCCGGGTTGTTGAGGCTTGAATGAGGCGATATCAGCATGTGGCAGGCGCCTGTCCCCACGCGGCAGGCCCTCACCTTCCGAGGCCCGCGGCAGCTCCAGCCGCTTGGCAGCCTGCCGCAGCATGTACGTCAGGTAGACGTCCCTTTCCGAGACGATGGTGCGGTGGAGGTCGGGGAACTCGCCGATCATTTCCGCCATCATCTGCTCCAGCAGGTCCTTCTGCTTACACTTCTCCACGTCGTCCTTACTGCGGAGCGCAGAGCCAGCagcggggttggggggggcagcctCAGCCcggggggagtgggggtgggggggacagggGACACACAGCCTCAGccggggggggggcagtgaggggagCACCTTCATGGGGAAGGCTGCTCTGCGCAAAGGGGACCCTGGCCAGGCGTCAGGAGGACCGGGCCTGCTCTGCCTTGGGCTTGCAGAAACCTGCACTTTGCAGGATTCCCAGGGGATCCCGGACTCGAAGTGAGGCCTCCCATGAGCTGCTAGGGCCCAGCACACTCAAAGCCACATGGATTACTGTGGGGGGAGTGGCACAAGTCTCGGGGCACAAGGTAACAGTCCCCGTGCATCACCAAGGAGGAAGCTTTAACTAATAGTGCCCAAACAAGGGGGGAGAGTTTTCTTCTTTCAATAGCCTGATTCTGCTCTCAAAGGGCAGAGGGACCCGGAGGAGACGGCCTGAGCTGCCACCCAGGCATGTAAATGCTAAGTGGGGGTGCAGGTCCAACTGATCCTGAGCAGGCTGAGCCCCTAGGGGACCCTGGGCCTAAGTTTCcccctctgtcaaatgagggccAGCCTCTGAGGTCTTTGGCCTCAATTCAAACAAAGCCATGTCAGAAGGCGAGATGAAGGCCGACCGACGGGCCCATGCCCTCTCTCGTTTTTGGGTCAGGTGGGGGAGATGCCCAGCCCCGGGTCACAGTGACGGGTCTGCGTGTGCCTGCCCTTCTCTACCCAACTCTGAGGTCCTCCAGGGCACTGGCTAGGAGGGGAACACAGGGTGGGCCATCTAGCCAAGGGCACGGTGGCTCTGATCTTGATGACCAGCCTTCCTGGCCCAGGAGCCGATAACCCAGAAACAGTCCATCGGGAGTCCTGCCTTCGAACCCCCCCAGCAGATATGCCCAGGGGCGTGGCCTCCTCCCTCCCATGCCTACTGACGGGAGCCTGAGAAGCACCAACAGTTGATGTCCTCAGACTAGCCTATGGGGCTGAGACAGCTCAGGAAGCTCCTGGGCTACCTATGATGGTGCTTCCTTCATGCCTTTCAATGACTCTATGAGGCAGAGATGACCCCCAGTAAAGTCACAGAACCGGGGATGTCTGGATGGGATTCCAGCCCTGGCCTGCTGCCTCCTGGGCCACCCctcactatccactatgccacacccTCTTTTGGCAGTAATAGTTTGATGATACATTGCTGCTGCAGATCTGGGGGTATGGGTGGACCACAAGCCCAACATAAGTCACCGAGGTGATAAGCATCCCTGAGGGAGGCAGAGCTTTCAGTAACCCCTCTGTCTTCGGCCCTGGTTCGGACACACCTGGAGAACTGGTTTGGCTTAGTTAGGGGTACATCCCAGAGGACAGTCTCTCTGAGACCACTCACTGCAGCCTTAATACAAGGGCCTCCCGCTGTGAGATGACAAGAGTCACCTAACTACGGGTGGGCAGGGAGTTTGGCCCTGGGATCACTATAGCTGCCCTAGGCTCAGGACATCCTTAGCGCTAAGGGAGAAGACAGAGGTCACTGAGAAGTGTCGCCCACACCATGAAGCCAGAGTCACGAGCTAGGATCTTTCtggtgacagggagctcactgcCCATTTTCTCGGCGCTGCATCCCCAGGCCTCATGTGGGGGCCCACAGGAACCCTCTGCCTTGTCCACGCCCTGCACCCCGGGCAGCTTGGCCTTGGGCCTCTGTGCTCCAGAAGGGCTGTGGGCAGGATGGGTGGGCAGACGCCTCCCTGGTTCCGGGAGAGCCTGAGGAGCTTGCTGGGCCGCACGTACCTGATGGGGTCAGAGAGGAAGCACAGGCCCCAGGCCAGCTTCACCTTCTGCCAGAAGGAAAGGGCCGCTATGGCTCTCTTGAAGGTCACCGGGATGGGCCTGTCCCCGAGGTGGAACTTACAGAAAGGCACTTTACTAGCCTGCAACACAAAAGGGTGTGGGGTCAGGTGCGTGCTCTGGGCCAGCTCTTAACAATCAGAGCAGGCGCTGCCCGGGCCTCAGGTCCCCGTCCTCGTCATTCTTGTGGCTGTTTCACAACAAGTTCAcagagctctattcactacaaaacggggggggggggggggggggggagggaggagacaagGAGCCATGGGTGGTCACCCGCTGGTTGGGGCACAAGAGGCTCTCGAACCCTCCCCATGGGCTGGCTGGAGATACCCTCTCCTACCTGGGGACAGGGTcttctgcctcccccacccctcctctcAAAGGAACAGGAGACTGAGACCAGTCTGGGCCTCCCCAGGCTCCCTGGGCTGATGGGGGGATGCATTGGACACTCTGGGCCCAACAATGCCCCAGACAACTGAACTTGGGGCGGATTTAAAACATCGCACAGAGAGAGGCAACATAGGAACCCCCACAACTCCTCAGAACAGCAAAGGgccagtggggagggagggagggagaggaaggttaGGCCACGAGCCACGGAGTTAGGTGGGCATGGAACAGAGGTTGGAGACCCAGTGGGCaccgaccccccccccaaagccctGTGCGCCTGGCCTTGGGGCTTTGTCACACACATGTGGCCCCCACCCAATGGTGCCACCCCCTGAGCACCAGGAGTTCAAGGCCTCACTGGACAGCATGGAGGGGCTTGAACTCACAAGCGGCCCCCACCTGGCTGAGCAGGGGTGACGGTGGTAGCCACGGCCCTCCTTCTGAAGGACAACGGTCTCCAAAAAAAATGAGGGTGGGGGGCATCTCAGctcttcagagaagggagagctgGCTGGGGCTTCAGGAAGGGGCTTCCCTGAAATCCCAGACCATCTTTGTCCTCATTGGATCGAAGAACGAAGCCCCTTCCCTGCTCTCTCTGGAGGAGTCAGGGACCCCGGGGCCTGCTCCTCTCCCTCACCGGTCCTCTACCCGGGGTCTCTGCCATCCCAGATCTTGGCTTGGAGGGAAGGACGTGGCCCAGGTCCCCCGGGGGCCTTCAGTAAGGCCCCACTTACCTCCTTGAAAGCCTCTCTGAACTCGCCCCCAGGGGCCATCCCCAGCTGCTCCGTGATGTGCGCAGAGACCTTCAGCAGGAGCATCTGCATCAGACCAGACATGACTCCGTTCTGGAGGCGAATGGGAGGGAGAGTCTGTTAGAGAGCCAAGAACCAAGCCCCGGGCCGAGGCTGGGAAAGGGTGGACGGGAGGGCCCCCAGGGCTGGTGAGGACGGGGCTGATCCGGGTGGAACCTGAagcatggggagggggcagatttTTCCGGGAGGGAAAGCCTGGGTTAGGGTTTTATATTCATGGGAGATGGGGAGAGTGAAAGTGTGGATGGGAATGGGGGGCATCACTGGCAAGGAGCAATAGAGATTATCCACATGGCAGGCCGGGGCCAGGCTCGAGGGGCTGCACGATGCCCGCTGCACAGGGAGGGATGCCAGGCAGCCACAACAGCAGTGTTGGGCAGAGGCTAAGCCGGctctgggaggatggtgatgccaTCGCACCGTGCCCAAGCCCTCAAATATTGACTCACGGGGACGATGACAAGCTATCCAACAGTGTCCCAACAAGCACAGGAGGCCCCCGGGGCAGCAGAGCGGGGGAGCCCCCACCCCTGCTCAGGGCCTTCCTGAGACAGTCTCCCATGGTGCGGCCACACTTCCAGCCCGCCCCTTCTCTCCAAGCTCAGCTGGCAGAGAGCTCAAAGGGGGAATGGCCGCGACCAGGCTTCCTGTCTGAAGCCTCAGCTCTCCACCCCAAACGTGTTGTGGCCGCGTCATCACCTCTGATGGAACATcagccccctgagggcagggcaCGGGGTCTGGGCACCAGGTGGGGCTCATAAGCACTTGCTGACCCATGGCATCCAAGGCAGGAGAGGGTCTGAGAGATGCACAAAGGTGGGCACAGAAGGGAGGACGGTGGACACTGGCAAAGGTCTGGCCGTCCATTTTCTGATGGTGGGAATTGACTGGGTCAGCCAGAGATGGTAACACATGGGTTGAGGTGCAGGACCAAGGCCCACTGGTCTAGTCGACCAGCGAGGCAGCACAGCGAACAGGCCAAGGACTGGTAGCCAGAGGCGCGCTGAAGTCTGCTGGGCAGAGACCCCTCTGAGGAGCCCACATGCCCAGGGGTCCTCCCAGGGGGTGGCTGTGGGTTGCTACCTGATCCAGAAAGCAGGAGGGCAGGACGGATTACAAAACGTTGGTCACTGAAGGCCCCGGAGGGCCCAGCGGAGATTAGGCAGTGAGTCAGATGGCTGGGCTGGGTGACACCCTTGGCGAGAGACAGGCAGGAGGCCAGCTATGGCAAAGGCAAGAGGGCATGCAGCTGTCCAGCAAGGGGCAGAATGTGGGGCCAAGGCAGAGGTGACAGGCTGAAGGGggtagagggggaagagagagcaaAGACAGGACAACCCCTGCGGACAGCAGGGGTGAACCGAGGGACACGTCATGGACATTACAGCAGCCTTTGGGCTGTGAGCCAGGCACAGAGAGGCTCGGAGGTACCACCAGGAAGGGGCGGCCCGGGGACACAGGCTCTTCTTCAAGGAGTCAGCCTTCTGCTGTGTGCTGGCAGAGGcaggaaggcacctcagagaaGAGGAGCTTGTGAATGACAGAAGTAGGTGCCACGCCACCAAGGTGGGGAGCACGAGGGAGTGCTCGACCAAGCAAGGGCACAGAGAGGCCCACGGGAGATAAAACAGACAGCTCTGGCTGCATAAAACTGAAGAGCCGTTGCACAAACAcaatcaatgcagccaaaatgagAAGGGCAACGGTCAGCTA
It encodes the following:
- the TRABD gene encoding traB domain-containing protein, giving the protein MQEEQPLEASEEPAPSTGASECGPGEVSECGPGVASSDSQNLSDVEAFKILLEMKMKKRQKQPSLPGTVTELVTEEGSKVYVVGTAHFSDDSKRDVVKTIQEVQPDVVVVELCQYRVSMLKMDEKTLLKEAKEINLEKLQQAVKQNGVMSGLMQMLLLKVSAHITEQLGMAPGGEFREAFKEASKVPFCKFHLGDRPIPVTFKRAIAALSFWQKVKLAWGLCFLSDPISKDDVEKCKQKDLLEQMMAEMIGEFPDLHRTIVSERDVYLTYMLRQAAKRLELPRASEAEPRKSIPSVVVGVVGMGHVPGIEKNWSTDLNIQEIMSVPPPSVSSRVSRFVVKASFFGLVCYGFYRVGKRTVSLILSMTATQSCLQRLAELRPQK